The following is a genomic window from Tissierellales bacterium.
ACAGCTCTAAATCCTGTATATACTATTGGAAAGCAAGTAGCAGAGATGTTTAGAATTCACGAGAGATGTTCTAAAAAAGAAGCTAGAAAAAAGGCGCTAGAGCTTTTGCAATCAGTTGGAATTCCATCTGCTGATAAGAGATTTGACCAATATCCACATCAAATGTCTGGAGGTATAAGACAAAGAGTGATGATAGCTATGGCGATAGCTTGTAGACCTAAGCTCATAATAGCAGACGAACCTACAACTGCATTAGATGTGAGTATGCAGTCACAAATACTAGCGCTTATGAAATCCATAAATAAAGATTATGATACTACAATATTACTTATAACACATGATTTAGGTGTAGTAGCAGCTATTGCAGATAGAGTTATGGTTATGTATGCAGGACAATTAGTAGAACATAACGATGTAGATACTTTATTTAATAATCCCAAACATCCATATACTAAAGGGCTTATAAGTTCTGTTTCATCATTAGATTTAGGAGAAGAGAGCTTAGCAGTGATAGAGGGGATGGTACCTCGCGCAAGTGAGTTTAAAAGTGGATGCCATTTTTATGAAAGATGTCCAGTTGCTATGAAACATTGTGAATATGAGAAGCCGGAAACAGAAAAGTTTGGAAACGGAGAGTACAAATGCTTTTGTAAGGAGCATGTGAGAGGTGAGAAACTGGCGTGAAGAATGAAGAAACCATACTTAAAGTTAGAAATTTAGAGAAGTCATTTGTTTTAGATAATGGATATTTTGGAATAGGTAAAAAATATATGAAGGTGATAGATGATTTGTCATTTGAACTAAAAAAAGGAGAAGTGCTTGGACTGGTAGGAGAATCTGGGTGTGGGAAATCAACTACTGCAAGGCTAGTGCTAAGACTTTTAGAAGCAGATGGTGGAGCGGTTTATTTCAAGGGCGAAGATATACTGAAACTTAAATCAGGGGAACTGAGAAAATTGCGATCAAAGCTACAGATAGTATTTCAAGATCCATTTTCATCACTGAATCCTAGAATGAAAGTATTTGATCTCATAGCAGAACCACTGAGACATCACCAAAGTTTAAATAGAGATGAAATAAAAGATAGAGTACTAGAAGTTATAGAAACTGTAGGACTTCAAGAACATGCATTGTACAAATATCCACATGAATTTAGTGGGGGGCAAAGGCAGAGAATAGCAATAGCTAGGGCCCTTATATTGAAACCAGATATTATAGTTTGTGATGAAGCTGTTTCGGCGCTTGATGTATCAATACAGAACCAAATACTTAATCTATTTAAATCTATAAAAAAAAGTATGGGTATAACGTATCTTTTTATATCACATGATTTGTCTGTAGTGAATTATATAAGCGATAGGGTTTGTGTGATGTATTTAGGTGAAATAGCCGAGATGGGAACTTCAGATGATATATTCAAATCGAGTAAACATCCATATACAGAGCTTTTGATGAAATCTATACTAAAACCGAATCCTAGCTTAAATCAAGATTTAGGCGAGATAGAGGGCGAGGTACCGAGTTATGAGAGCAATATTGCTGGATGCAAATTTTATGGAAGATGTAAATATTCAAAAGCTATTTGCAGAGATTCAAAACCAAAGTTAGATATGTATAAAGATGAGCACTATGTGGCTTGTCATATGTATAAATAGAGTTAATTAGTTTAAGGGGGAGTATGGTAAATGAGAAGTAAGAGTTTGAAATTTATGGCAGGACTAGGTATATCACTAATGGTTATGATGAGCCTAGTAGGATGCGGAGGATCTGCTAGTGAAGTAAAAGATTCAGAGGGAAGCGAGAAAACAAAAGTATCTGCTCAGGCAGAAAAAAGCCCAGAAGAAACAAAATTTGGGGGAACTATAAATGTAGCACAAAAGATGACGCCACCACATCTTGATAGTGACAAATCGACCGACTGGGCAATTTCATCTATTATGAATCACGTGTATGAAGGGTTGTTTGAATTTGATGCAGAATTTAAACCGCAACCACATTTAGCAAAAGAATATACTTTAAGTGAAGATTCTAAAGTATACACAGTAAAGCTTAGAGAAGGTGTGAAGTTTCATGACGGAAGTGAAATGACAGCAGATGATGTTAAGGCTTCTTTCGAAAGATGGCTAAAAAATAACGATGCAGGAAATATGATAAAACCTTATTTTGACAAATTAGAGGTAGTATCACCTTATGAAGTGAAGTTTGTATTCAACGAACCTTATGCACCATTTATAAGTGTTATAGCATCTCATGTTTCGAATCAAAAACTTGTTATAAGACCAAAAGAACTTATAGAAAAATACGGAGACAATATATTAGAAGAACACATTGGTACTGGTCCTTATAAATTTGTAGGTTGGATTCCAGACCAATATGTAAACTTGGAAAGATTTGATGAATATATGCCAAGCGAACTTCCGGCATCAGGATTAGCAGGAAAAAGAGTTGCATATGCAGATAATATTTCTATCAAATTTATAGCAGAGCAATCTACTAGGGTTGCTGGAACACAAACCGGTGAGTTTATGTTTGCAGAAGAAGCGCCTCAAGATCAATATGAACTTTTGACTAGTGACGGAAATGTAGAGCCGGTGATAGTTAAACCTGATGGTATGGAAATGATCATAATAAACAATGGAACGGCTCCATTTGACAATAAAGACATGAGAAGAGCACTTGCTTATGCTATAGATATGGAAGAATTCGGAAGAACTATGATTGGTAATGAAGCTTTTTGGACAGTTGACGGAAGTATATTCCCTAAGGGAACTATATGGTATGAAGAAAACTCTGGAAAGGGCGTTTACAATAACTACGATACTGACAAGGCAAAGGAGTTGTTAGCTAAATCTAATTACGATGGAACCCCTATAGTCATACTTTCAGGTCAAGACGATAAAATAGAAGCGCAAGGTGCGATTGCACTTAAATCTCAGCTAGAAAAAGCAGGATTTAATGTAAAGGTAGAACTTTTTGATAGACCAACAGTAGTAGATAAGAGATCTAAAAAAGACGGTTGGAATTTACATTTGTCTTATTTCTATATGGCTTGCCCAGATCCACAGGTTCAGTCTGCATGGACAGGTACAAATGCATGGATTTCAAATTGGGACGATGAAGATTCAAAGCAAATGGATGAGATATTTGCAAGAATGATGAAAGAAACAGATTTTGATAAGAGATTTGATATAGTTAAAGAATTCTATGCCAAAACTTGGGAGAGTCTACCTTATATCAAAAGTGTGGAATACAGTCGTATGCATTTATTGAATTCTAAACTTAAGGGTTATGCAAATGGAGCTCAGCCTTATTTCTGGAATACTTGGATTGAAAAATAATAATTAGAGGTGACAGCAGTGAATAAGATTATAAAGGAGTTATCTATCTTATTTTTAGCTGCATTTTGCTTGGCGCTAGGAGTAGTATTATTCCTAGCGCCAAATAATATTGCGGCAGGAGGGACAACTGGTATTGCGATAATAATAAAATCATATGCTCCAAATGCAAATATAGGGCTATTGATGATGATTATGGATGTATGTTTATATATAGTAGGATTTTGGCTTATAGGTCCTGTTTTTAGTTTTAGGACTATGTTTTGTAGTTTTTCGACATCTATTATAACAGCTATATTAGTAAAATATTTTCCAGTAATAGAGCCTATGAGTAGCGATGTCCTAATCCAATTGATAATGGGAATAGTACTTTGTAGCTTGGGAATGGGAATAGCGTTTAGTCAAGATGCATCGACAGGAGGCCTAGACATAGTAGTAAAGATATTAAATAAATATTTTCATACAAGTATGCCTCTTGGAGTACTTATAGTAGACACCTTAATAATAGCGGGAGCGATAACTACATTTGGTGCAGAGAAAGGTCTTTATGCTATGTTTGGCGTAGTATTGCTATGTATTTGTATCAGAAATATAATGGCAGAGATTAGTATGCATAGAAGAGTTATAGTGCTAGGTGAAAATTTTGGTCCTATAAGCGAGTATATAACGAGAACTCTAGGCGGAAGTGCTACTATATATGATGCAAAAGATGGACTTACAAATGACAAAAAAAGCATACTAATAACTAGCCTTAGTAGAAGTGAGATTAATAAACTGAAAAATTATGCACATTCATTAGGAGAGAATATGACATTTATACTTCATCCAGTAGAACAAGTTCCCATAGGAGCTACAGTTCAATAATTTTACGGTTTAGCTATTGCAGGAGTGTAATTTAAAGGCATAAAATCCCTATGTTTTTAGACTAGTGATGGTTCAAAAAGTTCCCGTAGTGAGTGCTATTGAATTATTATCTGAAAAGCTAGTGTATATTTTAGAGAGATTATTTTTTGTCAATATACTATTGCTAGGGCCATTTATTAATACGTGGCCCTTTTTTAGAAGAATAGATTCATCGCTGTATTTTAGTGCTATAGAAGGGTCATGTGTTGAAAATATTATACATTTATTTTCTGAATAAGACATATGCGATAGTAATGAAAATATGGAGTGCTGATGGTCTATATCAAGAGAACTACTAGGCTCATCTAGTACTATGAAATCTGTATCTTGATTTAGAGCTCTAGCTATAGAAACTAATTGCATTTGACCACCGCTTAGAGTATTTAAGGGCTTTAATTTGATATTAGATAGATTTGTATATTCTATTACTTCGTAAGTCTTTTTGACATCTATTTTTCTAGGTGTTTGAAAATAGTTTATATAAGGATTTCGACCAAGTAGTATAAAGTCAAATACAGATAAATCAGAGTTTAGACTATTGATTTGGGGGACATATGCAATTTGCTTAGAGAGATTGCATATAGAATCGTAGTTTGAGTTGTCTATAGATATAGAACCTTCACATGGCTTTATAAAGTTGAGAAGAAGTTTAAATAGTGTAGTTTTGCCAGAGCCATTTTTACCGAGCAAAGAGTAGATTGTTCCTGATTTGAATTCTAAATTAATTGTATTCAGAGAGAAGCTATCGTCATAACTAAAGCTTATTGAATTCATTTTTAAAATTGATTGAGATTTCATACTATGTATCCTTTCGAATGAATTTTTTTGAAAATATTAGATAAGCGAGTATAGGTGTGCTAAATATAGAGCTTAGTATACCAATTGGAATTTCAAAACTGAATAGACTACGAGCTAATGTGTCTAGAATTATTAAACAGAGCATACCAGAGAGTGCAGTCAATAGTATTCGATATCTAGAGTTTGGAAATAGAAACAAAGAGATATGTGGTATAACCAGAGATATCCATCCTATTATACCAATCAAGCTTATTACATACGCTACCAGAAATGATACCCAGCAGAGAAGTATCCAGCGAAATAGTTGAACATCTAAGCCCATTGATATAGCTAATTCATCATCTATCGTCAATATAGATATTTTGAAATAGAGTTTGTGAATCAAAAACGTACTTGAAATCAAAAGTATAAATGAAATTATAGAGTTCGTATAAGTTGATCTGTAGAGACCACCCATTGCCCAAAATACTATTGAAGGAAGTTCTTCATATGGGTCAGCTATATATTTTAGAAAATTATAAGAAGCTGAAAAAAACGCTGATACTATGATTCCAGAGAGTATAAGATAGAGTAGACTCTTGTCTTTAGAAAATTTATTTAGACTATAGGTTAGTATCACAGCTATCATTGCAAAGACAAATGAAAGTATTTGTACTTTTCCAAAGAATGAGAATGGAAGAATAATAGCTAAGGCAGAACCAAAACAAGCTCCAGATGATACACCTAGTATATCAGGGGAGGCTATAGGATTTTTAAATATCATTTGAAATAATAACCCACATAGAGCGAGTATGCCCCCAGTAGACAGTGCTAAAAGAACTCTAGGAAATCTTATAGATAGTATCAAATCTATATTTGAAAAACCTATATCGTATCGTCCTATTCCTAGCGAAATGAAAAAACAGATAATTACTATGAAGAGCATTTTAAAAACATTAGATGATATATTAAGTACATCATTTGATTTCATCTAGTGAACCTCCAAATTTTTGGAAGCTTTTGCCGTAGAACTCATTGTAGAATCCATTTGTTAATTCAATCATATCGATATCTGAAAATAAATCAGGATAGATTTTTTTGCTCATCCAAATGATACCTAGTATACTTTGAGGTTCAGGAGTGTCCCAAGAACTTATACTAGATGGAATTTTATATATAGCTTGGTTTTGATAAGCAATAATTTTTGATTTTGCAAAATCATTAGAATCGAAATTAACATCAGGTTTCATATAGGGAACAGAGAATACTATTTCAGGATTTTGTTTTATGAGCTCTTCTATAGATATTTCATTCCAGCTACCATTTAAGTGTGATGATACATCTCTACCACCTGCAAGTTCTATCATTTCATGTTGATAGAGATCTTGTGAGATGGTAGATAGATAACCATAGGGACCTGCTATATACACTCTTTTTTTATCAAAGGAACCTGAAATTCTAGATTGTATTTTATCTAGATATTTATTAAAAAATGTTACTAAGGTTTTTGCTCTTTCGATTCGATTAATCGATTTGCCGATTTCTAATATAGATGATTTTAAACTTTCTACGCTTTCAGGATTTATGCAGAGATAGTTTATGTCAAATTCTTTTAATTTTTGTATGAGAATTTCTGATTCATCCATTGGAGGAAGAATTATCAAATCAGGCTCTAATGCAATTATCGATTCTATATTATAACCAGATTTGCGTCCTCCGACATTAGTAAGATTATAATCAGATTTATCGTAAAGAGATTGTATTACTTTATTTGATTTTGGTCTGCCATGAATACCAACTAGATAGTCTTCTGCTCCAAGAGCCAACACTATAGATGTAGCGGGTTTATATGCGGAGATTAAGCGAAATGTTGTATCATCTGATTTTTTAATATTGGTAGATGGCAGAACATAGTAAAAAAGCATTAATGCTGCGCCGAGTAGTGCTATTAATTTAATTGAAATTGAATTTTTGCTCTTATTAAACACTAAAAAACACTCCTAACTGATATTTATATTACATATATTTGGTAAAATTTCTGAACGCAAAATATTATATATACTACTACCACTTATTTCAAGCTGAAAACAATAATTTGGCTTGTTTATAAGTATTTTTGATAATAGAAAAGTTGAAATAGAAAAAAATGATGAACATGAAGGAGATTTTAACATGAAGAGGGAAGTAAAGACATTGTGTGATGTATGCGGAAATAAATGCGGAGTTATAGTGACAATAGAAGATGATAGAGCTACTAGCATTAGAGGTGACGAAGAAGATAAGGTCTCGAGAGGGAGGCTTTGTATAAAAGGACAAAAGAGTCTAGAGGTATTATATAACAAAAGAAGAATAAATACTCCGCTAAAGAGAGCTGGTAAAAGAGGTGAAGGAAAATGGGAGGAAATATCGTGGAAAGATGCTATAGATGAAATTGGAGATAGATTTATTGATTTAAAGAGCAAATACGGCGCGGAGAGTATTTTTAGTGCATATGGGTATTCTAGAGATTTCGTCCATACTCAATTGATAGAGCTTTCAACTAGCTTTGGTATTCCAAACATAGTTAGTCCAGATTATATTTGCTATTCACCTCTTATGTGGGGTTATATATATACTTTGGGATATTTTCCGAAACCAGATATAAATGAGAATACCAAGTGTACTATATTGTGGGGAGTAAACAAATTCAATACTAGATTTTTTGAAGTTTATGATTTGATAGAAGCTCAAAAAAATGGAATGAAAACAATAGTTGTAGATCCAAGAAAAACACAGCATGCTCTAAAAGCAGATTTGTGGCTACCAATAAGACCTGGAACGGATATATATTTGATATACGGTATGATTCATTTGATAATAGAGAATAAATTATATGATACTAAATGGGTTGAAAAATATGTAGTAGGATTCGATGAAATAGCTGAATTAGTATATGGTTACACTCCAAAGGTTGTTTCAAAACTTACTGGAATTTGCGAAAAGGATATAATAAAGACTGTAGAATTGTACATGGCTTCAAGGCCAAATGCCATATGGGCTGGAAATGCTTTTGATATGAATGTAGATAGTTTTCAGAAAGCAAGGGCATTAGGTATATTAGTAGCATTATCAGGTTCACTAGATGTTAGCGGTGGTATGGTAGATTATGAATCGAAATCATTGACAAAGGGGCGTTGGCCATATGGTAAAGAGGTACTTAGTTGTTTTACACCAGAGCTAAAAGCAAAGAGAGTTGGAGCTGAATATATTAAAATTCCCGAGCACTACAATGCATCGCCACAAGGTGTTATGAATGCGATATTAGAAGGA
Proteins encoded in this region:
- a CDS encoding ABC transporter ATP-binding protein, yielding MEKLLKVRDLKTSFYIDSKLVPVIENINFDLYKGEIVALVGESGSGKSVTSLSVLNAISAEAGLIESGMVEFEGRDVLKLKRKELQKIWGNDISMIFQEPMTALNPVYTIGKQVAEMFRIHERCSKKEARKKALELLQSVGIPSADKRFDQYPHQMSGGIRQRVMIAMAIACRPKLIIADEPTTALDVSMQSQILALMKSINKDYDTTILLITHDLGVVAAIADRVMVMYAGQLVEHNDVDTLFNNPKHPYTKGLISSVSSLDLGEESLAVIEGMVPRASEFKSGCHFYERCPVAMKHCEYEKPETEKFGNGEYKCFCKEHVRGEKLA
- a CDS encoding ABC transporter ATP-binding protein, which produces MKNEETILKVRNLEKSFVLDNGYFGIGKKYMKVIDDLSFELKKGEVLGLVGESGCGKSTTARLVLRLLEADGGAVYFKGEDILKLKSGELRKLRSKLQIVFQDPFSSLNPRMKVFDLIAEPLRHHQSLNRDEIKDRVLEVIETVGLQEHALYKYPHEFSGGQRQRIAIARALILKPDIIVCDEAVSALDVSIQNQILNLFKSIKKSMGITYLFISHDLSVVNYISDRVCVMYLGEIAEMGTSDDIFKSSKHPYTELLMKSILKPNPSLNQDLGEIEGEVPSYESNIAGCKFYGRCKYSKAICRDSKPKLDMYKDEHYVACHMYK
- a CDS encoding ABC transporter substrate-binding protein — translated: MRSKSLKFMAGLGISLMVMMSLVGCGGSASEVKDSEGSEKTKVSAQAEKSPEETKFGGTINVAQKMTPPHLDSDKSTDWAISSIMNHVYEGLFEFDAEFKPQPHLAKEYTLSEDSKVYTVKLREGVKFHDGSEMTADDVKASFERWLKNNDAGNMIKPYFDKLEVVSPYEVKFVFNEPYAPFISVIASHVSNQKLVIRPKELIEKYGDNILEEHIGTGPYKFVGWIPDQYVNLERFDEYMPSELPASGLAGKRVAYADNISIKFIAEQSTRVAGTQTGEFMFAEEAPQDQYELLTSDGNVEPVIVKPDGMEMIIINNGTAPFDNKDMRRALAYAIDMEEFGRTMIGNEAFWTVDGSIFPKGTIWYEENSGKGVYNNYDTDKAKELLAKSNYDGTPIVILSGQDDKIEAQGAIALKSQLEKAGFNVKVELFDRPTVVDKRSKKDGWNLHLSYFYMACPDPQVQSAWTGTNAWISNWDDEDSKQMDEIFARMMKETDFDKRFDIVKEFYAKTWESLPYIKSVEYSRMHLLNSKLKGYANGAQPYFWNTWIEK
- a CDS encoding YitT family protein, with the translated sequence MNKIIKELSILFLAAFCLALGVVLFLAPNNIAAGGTTGIAIIIKSYAPNANIGLLMMIMDVCLYIVGFWLIGPVFSFRTMFCSFSTSIITAILVKYFPVIEPMSSDVLIQLIMGIVLCSLGMGIAFSQDASTGGLDIVVKILNKYFHTSMPLGVLIVDTLIIAGAITTFGAEKGLYAMFGVVLLCICIRNIMAEISMHRRVIVLGENFGPISEYITRTLGGSATIYDAKDGLTNDKKSILITSLSRSEINKLKNYAHSLGENMTFILHPVEQVPIGATVQ
- a CDS encoding ABC transporter ATP-binding protein, producing the protein MNSISFSYDDSFSLNTINLEFKSGTIYSLLGKNGSGKTTLFKLLLNFIKPCEGSISIDNSNYDSICNLSKQIAYVPQINSLNSDLSVFDFILLGRNPYINYFQTPRKIDVKKTYEVIEYTNLSNIKLKPLNTLSGGQMQLVSIARALNQDTDFIVLDEPSSSLDIDHQHSIFSLLSHMSYSENKCIIFSTHDPSIALKYSDESILLKKGHVLINGPSNSILTKNNLSKIYTSFSDNNSIALTTGTF
- a CDS encoding iron ABC transporter permease; the protein is MKSNDVLNISSNVFKMLFIVIICFFISLGIGRYDIGFSNIDLILSIRFPRVLLALSTGGILALCGLLFQMIFKNPIASPDILGVSSGACFGSALAIILPFSFFGKVQILSFVFAMIAVILTYSLNKFSKDKSLLYLILSGIIVSAFFSASYNFLKYIADPYEELPSIVFWAMGGLYRSTYTNSIISFILLISSTFLIHKLYFKISILTIDDELAISMGLDVQLFRWILLCWVSFLVAYVISLIGIIGWISLVIPHISLFLFPNSRYRILLTALSGMLCLIILDTLARSLFSFEIPIGILSSIFSTPILAYLIFSKKFIRKDT
- a CDS encoding ABC transporter substrate-binding protein, encoding MFNKSKNSISIKLIALLGAALMLFYYVLPSTNIKKSDDTTFRLISAYKPATSIVLALGAEDYLVGIHGRPKSNKVIQSLYDKSDYNLTNVGGRKSGYNIESIIALEPDLIILPPMDESEILIQKLKEFDINYLCINPESVESLKSSILEIGKSINRIERAKTLVTFFNKYLDKIQSRISGSFDKKRVYIAGPYGYLSTISQDLYQHEMIELAGGRDVSSHLNGSWNEISIEELIKQNPEIVFSVPYMKPDVNFDSNDFAKSKIIAYQNQAIYKIPSSISSWDTPEPQSILGIIWMSKKIYPDLFSDIDMIELTNGFYNEFYGKSFQKFGGSLDEIK